The following DNA comes from Flavisolibacter ginsenosidimutans.
TGATTGGCTGAAAACGCATCCGGCTGATGTGATTTGCATCCAGGAAAACAAGGCGCAGCAAAGCGATGTGGACGTTCAGTTGTTCAACGAGCTGGGCTACCACGATCATTGGTTTTGCGCACAGAAAAAAGGCTACAGCGGCGTAACGGTGTTCACCAAAATTCATCCCGATAAAGTGCAGTGCGGCACCGGCCACCAAATGAGCGACGACGAAGGAAGAGTGATGCAACTGGATTTTGGTAAAGTAAAATTGATCAACGCTTATTTTCCTTCCGGTACTTCGGGCGACGAACGGCAGACCTACAAGTACCAATGGCTGGACGAATTTTTTGAGTACGTGCAAAAGCTGCGCAAAAAAAATCCGAACATTATTCTTTGCGGCGATTACAACATTGCGCACAAGGAAATTGACATTCACAACCCAAAAGGCAACAAAAATCAATCAGGGTTTTTGCCCGAAGAAAGAGCGTGGATGGACAAATTTTACAGCAATGGTTGGGTGGACAGCTTTCGAACGTTTCATCCCGAGCCGCACCGCTACAGTTGGTGGAGTCAGCGCTTTCCCTCGGTGCGGGCCGAAAACAAAGGCTGGCGCATTGATTACATCAGCGTAACCGAACCACTGAAGCCGCACTTAAAAGATGCCGAAATTTTTCCCGACATAAAGCACAGCGACCATTGCCCCATTCTTGTAGAAGTAGATGTAGAAAAAGTTCAGGGATGATTGTTTATAACGTAACCGTAAAAGTAGAAGAAAGCATTGCAGGCGACTGGCTGAAATGGCTCTTTGATGAGCACATTCCAGCGATCATGAACACCGGTTGTTTCAACGCTTATAAAGTTGTTCGTTTATTGGAAGTTGACGACAGCGAAGGGCCGACTTACGCAATCCAATACAACGCCGAATCGAAGGCCGATTACAACCGTTACGTTGAACTTCATGCGCCGTTGATGCAGCAAAAATCATTTGACAAATGGGGCGGCGGCTTTATTGCGTTTCGAAGCGTGATGGAAGTGGTCGAGAATCGTTGATCGTTGGTTGTTGGCCGTCACGAGCAACGGCCAACAACCAACGATCAACTTTCAGCGGTCAACGTTGAATGTATCCCTGCAAGGCTTTCACGTACGTTTCAAACGCATCAACGCCTTTGGTTGTAATCCTGCAAAGCGTTTGCGGATAATTGTCTTTAAACTGTTTTTGCACTTCAATGTATTCGGCGTCTTTCAGCTTTTGAATTTGCACGCTTAAGTTACCCGCCGTGGCGCCGGTCTTTTCTTTTAAAAACGTGAACTCGGCTTCTTTCACGCCAATGAGCAAGGACATTACCGCCAGGCGCAATTGCGAATGCAATATGGGGTCGAGTTCTTTAAACATGCTTCTTCTTCTCCTTCAAATAAGCGCTCCGCAACAGATTTCCCGGCAAGAACCAGGCAAAAAAAGCCGAGACAAAAAACAACAACAAGTCAACGCGGGTTGACGTGTAGATGCTCACAACGGCGGCTATCCAACAAACAATGCCGCCGGCAATCATGGCGGTAAAACGATGTGTGTAGCCGGTTGCAAACGTGGGCATACCATAAAGAATGAGAAACAAACACGCACTTCCGTCGGGCTTCATCACGTTGGCATAAAACGAAAGCAAAAAGATGCCGATGCCGAAGCTGATCCAAATGCCGCTCATGGCATCGGCGGTATGTGATTTAAACTTTTGGCTTTTGCCCTCGCGAACGGAGATAACAATTTGTGGAACAACGGCAAGCAAGGTTAACCACCATACGTTGCCCAGCCACGGAATGTGCCACCACGTGTTGCCAAAAGAAACCGCACTGCAAAACATAATCACGCTTCCCCACAACAGTGCACTGGTGCCGCTTTCGTGGTAAGCGTTGCGGGCCTTGTAAATCATTTCTTCAATCAGTGCCAGGCTTTCTTTGTGCGAAAATTCTTCGGGCTTTTCCATGCGTTTTATTTGTGAGGAGAGTTCACGGTTTACCGTTTGCAATTACGGCGTTAACTGCGAACGGTAAGCAGTGAGCTGTGAACGTGTATTTACTTTGGCAATTGCGCCATGAAATATTGCAGGGTCGTGCGGCCCCAATTTGGATCAATATTGCCGGAAGGTTTGAAGGTTTCAAATTTTTGCCCGGCTTTTTCAAACAAGATTTTTGCTTCGGTTTTGCTGCCGCCGAATTGTTCCGGGGTAAAAAATTTATCCTGACCCTGCAGCAAATACACACGCGGGTTTTCGGGGTTTAATTTGGCCGCTGTTTGCAAAGCTTGTTCGGCTTGCGGACCGTATGTCATGTAGCGGCTCATCGGGTCGGCCATCATGCGCAGCGTGGCAATCATTTTCTTTACCACATAGATCTCAGAATTGTTTGGATTCAGTGCGTCGGCCTTGTTTAGCAGGGCTTCGGCTTTGTCGGCCATGGGATCGGTTTTCGATGCATCCGGTTTTTGCATGCCCATCATGTACGCAGCATTCACTTGCGCAAGCGCTGCGTAGTAATAAGGCTGCCATTTGTTTTTCTCTGCATCGGCAATGCGTTCAAAAGCGGCAGAAAGCGTCAGCAGTTCCGGTGTACTGTGCGTCGTATCTATTGCAATGACTTTGGGTATCATCGCATTCGTATACTTATCGTCCTGCGCTTTTACAGCAAGACTTAATCCCGCTAACACAGTTAAAGAGAAGAGGAGTTTTTTCATGATTGATGTATTTGTTTTTGTTTGAAGTTTTTATTTGGCTTTTACAAATTTGCATTGATCGCATCTTGCGTTCTGTCTATCCCAAAGCTGAAGAACGCACCGATGAACACAAACATTCTTGAAGGCGGCACGATGGCTTCTTTGCGCACGCCGTCGTACGAATACTGGTAGCCGTAGGTTTGTTTCAGGTTCAGAATGTTGTTTACCGACAGCACGTACACCACAAACGACCTCGCGTCTTTCTTGCCCACCGTCGGAACATAATTCAAACTGAAACTAACGTTGTGGTAATCGGGCACTTCGCCACGGTCGCTGAACTTGTAGCTTCCGCCGCTGTTCACAATATTGTAATAGGGCCGACTGCTGGCATAATTGTACGAGAGATTAAATCCCGTTTTTATCGGCAACACAAACTTCTTCATCACCAGCGATGCCGTATGTTTTGCCGCAAAGTTTGGCGTGATGGCAAAGGGAAAATTCAGGTAATCGCGTTTGGTATCGAGGTAAGAATACGAAACCCAGTAATCAAAATTCTTCACCGTTTTTTTATCGCGCCAAAACAATTCAAAACCCTTTGCATCGCCAAAGCCGTTGCTGCTGAGGGCTTGCCCCTCGCGGTTGTACAACGTGCCTGTTTTCAAAAGCTGTTCGTATTTTTTATAAAAGCCTTCAACGCGGAACACTTGCAGGGAAGTTGTTTTTTGGTACTGCGCAATGTAGTGCGTGGCTTTGGAAAAATCCAGCGGACTTACTGCGGGCAAATACTGTGTTTCGGGATTCTGGTAAAAGATGCCGTAGGCCAGCGAAGCCTGGCTTTCCTTTCCCAATTTATACGCAAGGGAAAGCCGCGGGGCGATGTTTGTTTTGTCTAAATAAGACGAATGCTCCAGGCGTGTTCCCACTTTTGCGGCTACGTTGTTTGTTACGTAAATATCGCTTTCGGCAAAGAGCGCCGTTGTGTGTTGCTTTAAGCTTGTTTTGTAAGATGCGTTCGT
Coding sequences within:
- a CDS encoding exodeoxyribonuclease III — its product is MKIISYNVNGIRAAMKKGFVDWLKTHPADVICIQENKAQQSDVDVQLFNELGYHDHWFCAQKKGYSGVTVFTKIHPDKVQCGTGHQMSDDEGRVMQLDFGKVKLINAYFPSGTSGDERQTYKYQWLDEFFEYVQKLRKKNPNIILCGDYNIAHKEIDIHNPKGNKNQSGFLPEERAWMDKFYSNGWVDSFRTFHPEPHRYSWWSQRFPSVRAENKGWRIDYISVTEPLKPHLKDAEIFPDIKHSDHCPILVEVDVEKVQG
- a CDS encoding DUF4286 family protein, producing the protein MIVYNVTVKVEESIAGDWLKWLFDEHIPAIMNTGCFNAYKVVRLLEVDDSEGPTYAIQYNAESKADYNRYVELHAPLMQQKSFDKWGGGFIAFRSVMEVVENR
- a CDS encoding winged helix-turn-helix domain-containing protein; the protein is MFKELDPILHSQLRLAVMSLLIGVKEAEFTFLKEKTGATAGNLSVQIQKLKDAEYIEVQKQFKDNYPQTLCRITTKGVDAFETYVKALQGYIQR
- a CDS encoding tetratricopeptide repeat protein; translation: MKKLLFSLTVLAGLSLAVKAQDDKYTNAMIPKVIAIDTTHSTPELLTLSAAFERIADAEKNKWQPYYYAALAQVNAAYMMGMQKPDASKTDPMADKAEALLNKADALNPNNSEIYVVKKMIATLRMMADPMSRYMTYGPQAEQALQTAAKLNPENPRVYLLQGQDKFFTPEQFGGSKTEAKILFEKAGQKFETFKPSGNIDPNWGRTTLQYFMAQLPK